The stretch of DNA CCATTGGGCCTTTTACGGCACCACCGAGCAACTCGACAACGCCGACGCTTATGCCAAGAAGGCCTACTATCTCAATGGCAACAAGTGGTGGGCGGTGCAGAGCGGTGTGACCAACGACTATATCGCGCCCTTCCGCTGTTTTATCTCCAGTCCCACCAACGCCACGCCGGCCAAGAGTTTCCTCATGGTATTAGACGATGACCATACCACCACCGACATCCACCAGCTTGAGAACGAGACGGAGCAAGATGTAAAAAGCGGCCGTCACACGTTCTATTCTATCGACGGTAAGCGCATGGGCACCAACTATGATGCCCTCGAGCGCGGCCAGATGTACGTCGTGAACGGCAAGAAATTCTATAAATTTTAATCTTTAGGAGGAACCAACAATGAAAAAACAAACATACATCCGCCCCACCACAAGCGTACTGAACACCGTCTCCGAAGGCTTCATCTGCCTATCCATTCCCATTGGTCAGGGTGGTGGCCCTGGTGGTGGTGGACAAGCCAAGGATGGATTCTTTGAAGAGGAAGATGAAGAAACATTCGACTCCTCGGAAGAAAAGCCCTGGGGAGAGGTGAGCTATTAGGTTCTGACGGAATGTTCTTCTGCCGGAATCATCTGCAGAATCGCTGCGTGCCATCACCATTAAAAATAGCGGAGGTGACTTCCCGATGTGCGGGAAGTCACCTCTTGCGTATCGGGAGATCACCTCCCGTGCATCAGGAGGTCACCTCCCGCGCATTGAAATCCTATCTGCCACCTATTGGGAATGTTGTGCGCAAACAACCCCAACGGGGTTGGTCTGTTTTCGTAGAAAAGCCCTCTGACTCAGGAGATCAAAATAATCTCTCCAACCCGCCTCACTTAAGGGGTTTAAACAGACCAAGACCTACGGCCTTGTTTTCTCTTTTCACGTCGTAGACAGGGTTGGCGAGTGAAACGAGCCTACCCTGTTTAAGTGCCACCCACCCATAACAACCCCAAGGGGGTTGGTCTGTTTTCATAGAAAAGCTCTACCAACAGACCAACCACCATGCGGTTGTTGGCGGGAGAGGTCATCTACCTATATATCGAAATTGTATCTGTCATGCATCAGGAGGTCATATTCTGAATAAGTTGTCAACGGGCCAACTGCTATGTTGCAAAGTTAGAGATGCGGGTGTTAAGAGAAAGAATGTTCGGAACGAGGTTCGAACCTCTGTTTGGGCATGGAGCGAAAAAAAGGAAAGGCTCTGTCGAAAGACTTACTAAATGTTAAAAAAAGGAGACGAAGAAAGGAATTGTCCATGCGCAAAGGCCGATTGTGAAAGAAAACGATTAACTTTGCAACCGCATTTTGCATATTATCAATTAATTCACAACCAAGTTCTATGTATTTAGATCAAGCAAAAAAACAAGAGATCTTTGGACAGTACGGAAAGTCTAACTCTGATACCGGCTCGGCAGAGAGCCAGATAGCATTGTTCTCCTACCGTATTTCCCATTTGACGGAACATCTTAAGAAGAACCGTAAAGATTATAGCACAGAAAGAGCATTGACCATGTTGGTAGGTAAACGTCGCCGTTTGCTCGACTATCTCTACGATCGCGATATCGAACGCTATCGTGCCATTATCAAAGCTCTTGGTCTTCGTCGTTAAGACGAAGGTGCAAACATTTTTGCACACCCAACAATTGGCTCTCCACAAGTGTTCAGCTCACTTTGCGGAGAGCTTTTGTTTTGATCCCTTGTCCCATTTCAGAGACACCGAATGTAGATGAGAGTATGAGTTCTTTTCCGTTCGATCGGTGAAAACATGTGGGGTAAAGGAGAAAAAACGAACACAGGAGGCAGAACATCCGATGAGAGGATGTCTGCCTCCTGTGTTTTGGGGAGAGGAAACACCGGCATTCTCGGTGCGAGGGAACCTTAGAGCGGATATTCTTCGAAGGCGAAAAGCACGGTGGAGAGGTAACGTTCGCCGGTATCGGGCAGTAGTGTAACGATACGTTTGCCGGCGTTTTCGGGACGTTTGGCCAATTCGGAAGCGGCAAATGCGGCTGCACCTGACGAGATACCGACCAGTAGGCCTTCGATTTGAGCCAACTGCCGACCTGTGCGAATGGCATCGTCGTTGTCTACCAGGAATACCTCGTCTACCACATCGCCGTTATACGTCTTGGGAACAAAGCCAGCACCGATGCCCTGAATCTTATGCGGACCGCTTTGCCCGCCACTCAACACGGGCGAGGCCGATGGCTCGACGGCAACGATGCGCACGTTGGGGTTACGTTCTTTTAGATATTTTCCCACGCCCGAGACGGTTCCGCCTGTGCCTACGCCGGCCACGAAGATGTCGACATTGCCGTCGGTGTCGTCCCAAATCTCACGTCCGGTGGTGAGATAATGGCGGTTGGGATTAGCCAAATTTTCGAATTGCTGCAAAATGATGGATCCCGGAATGGCGGCTCGGAGCTGCTGAGCCGTCTCGATGGCTCCCTTCATACCGTCTTTTCCGGGGGTGAGTTTCACCTCGGCTCCATAAGCTTTGACGAGGTTTCGACGTTCGATGCTCATGGTTTCGGGCATGGTGAGGATGAGATGGTAGCCTTTGACGGCGGCCACCAATGCCAAACCCACGCCGGTGTTGCCGCTGGTGGGCTCGATGATGGTGGCTCCGGGCTGGAGGAGACCTTGCTGTTCGGCCTCTTCAATCATGGCGAAGGCGATGCGATCTTTCACACTACCACCGGGGTTGAAGCTCTCGATTTTGGCGATGATGGGAGTAGAAAGGTCTTTCGAGGCTGAGAATTTGTTGAGTTCCAACAGGGGGGTGCTTCCGATGAGTTCGGTCAGCTGTTTTGCAATGCGTGCCATATACTTTTGTGTTAAATGTGAATGATTCGTTTGGATGGTGCAAAGGTAGGGTGAAAAATGGGGTGAGGCAATCGCATAAACAGGGCATTTTGTCTACCACAAAGATGGTAGAACGCAGCAGCCGCAGCCCAAGGACAGGGCCGCGGCTGTTGAGGATGATACTCGCTGAGGCCCAGAAAACGGTGTTCGAGGCGGAGAGGGCAACGAGTGGGGTAGGGAGAGGATTAGATCAGAGCCATTTCTCGAGCTTTCTGCATGAGCAACTGCATGAGTGGTTTGCGCTCGTTGGGCACGCGATTGTCTAAGACGGCATCTTTGAGGGCCTGTTTGAGCAGGCCCACCTCGCGACACGGACCGAGGTGGAAGAGTTCCATAATTTCGTTGCCATCGATGACGGGTTGGAGCAGACGTTTGTAGTCGCGCTCTTTGAGGTCGGCCAGTTTTTCGCGAACGATGCGGAAGTTGTCGAGGAATCTGCGTTTGCGGACGGCGTTTTTACTGGTGATATCGGCTTC from Prevotella sp. oral taxon 475 encodes:
- the rpsO gene encoding 30S ribosomal protein S15; translation: MYLDQAKKQEIFGQYGKSNSDTGSAESQIALFSYRISHLTEHLKKNRKDYSTERALTMLVGKRRRLLDYLYDRDIERYRAIIKALGLRR
- the cysK gene encoding cysteine synthase A; translated protein: MARIAKQLTELIGSTPLLELNKFSASKDLSTPIIAKIESFNPGGSVKDRIAFAMIEEAEQQGLLQPGATIIEPTSGNTGVGLALVAAVKGYHLILTMPETMSIERRNLVKAYGAEVKLTPGKDGMKGAIETAQQLRAAIPGSIILQQFENLANPNRHYLTTGREIWDDTDGNVDIFVAGVGTGGTVSGVGKYLKERNPNVRIVAVEPSASPVLSGGQSGPHKIQGIGAGFVPKTYNGDVVDEVFLVDNDDAIRTGRQLAQIEGLLVGISSGAAAFAASELAKRPENAGKRIVTLLPDTGERYLSTVLFAFEEYPL